TGACGGCCAGGCCGCGCGCCTGGCCCTGGCCGATCGCCCCGATGCTCGGCCCGCTCTGGTTGAAGAAGAAGGCCGTTTCCCCGGCCAGCAGGGAGACCATGGCCGGCCCCTGGCCGCGATAGGGGACGTGCAGCGTGTCGATCCCCGCCGCCAGCGAGAACTGCACCCCGCCCAGGTGGGTGGAGGCGCCGTTGCCGGTGGAGGCATAGGCCAGCGCCCCCGGCCTCGCCTTCGCGGCCTCGATCAGGTCCCGGCAGGTCCGGATGTTCGGGGAGTGCTGCGGGCTGACCAGCAGCACGTTCGGCACGTCGCCCAGCAGCGCGATGTGCGTCACGTCGTTCAGCGGGTCGAAGGGCAGGCGGCTGTAGAGCGTGGCGTTGATCGCGTGGGTGCCGGCGGTGGCGAGAAGGAAGGTGTAGCCGTCCGGCCGCGCGCGGGCGACGTGCTCGCTGGCGATGTTGCCGCCCGCCCCCGTGCGGTTGTCCACCACCACGGGCACGCCGAGCGCCTGGGAGAGCGGCTCGGCGAGCTTGCGGGCGTAGATGTCCACGCCGGAACCGTTGGGGAAGCCGCCCATGATGGTGATCGGCCGGTTGGGCCAGGGCGCCTCCTGCGCGTCGGCCGCCGCGGGCAGGGCCAGGGCGGCCAGCGCGGCCAGTCGGAGGGCCGTCAGTCGAAGGGCGGTTCTGCGGAGCATGTCGGACTCCTCGGCGCGTCTGATTGCGACTCCGTCATAGGCGATCGCCACGGGCCCCGGTAGCCGGGCTTTCGGCCGCTCCTGCCGGGTATCGCGCCGTATCTGGCAGCTGCTGGTCAGGAAAGGGGCGTTGTGCCCCCGATAGAGGCGGGCGATGCTCAGTCCCCGGACGCGGGCCAGCAGAAAGCGTCTGATCCCGTCTCAGATCCCGCCGTGGCGGGCCAGGTGCGCGGCCAGGGACGGCACGCACTCCGCCATTACGATCCGCTGCAGCGGGCTCCGCACCTCGCCGAGCTCGATCTGCATGGAGGCATCGATCATTGGCGGCGAGGTCCGGAGCGGGATCAGCCCGAGGCGCAGCAGCGCGATGTAGCACTGGCGGGAGGCGCGCAGCACGTTCTGCAGATCGCCCAGGACCCAGACATTCTCCATCAGGTTCTGCGCCTGCACGATCGGCTTCACCGCCTCCACCCCGCGGACCAGGGCCGCCCGCGCCTGGTCGGGCTGATCGAGCAGGTGGGCGATCACGCCCTCCGCGAAGGCGCAGATCACGAGGTTCAGCGCGGAGACCTTCGCGTAGTGCACGAGGTGCGTGTGCCGCGTCGCCATCCCGAAGAAGAGGAGGGCCTGAGGGTAGTTCTCGTCGTAGAGCGACAGGTGCGCGGCCACGGTAGCGAGCGAGACGGTCCAGCGCACGTGGCGCCAGTCCACGCGCCGGTCCTCCGCCTCCGCGGCCCCGACGAGGGCCGCGCCCTCCGCCACCACCGGCCCGGCCTGGCCGAGCAGCCAGCCCACCCGCGCCGCCTCCTGCGGCTTCAGCGAGTCCGGCGGCTTCTCCAGGTAGCGGTGGCTGAGGATCGTGAGGGCGGCCCCGCGCAGCACGAACTCCGCCTCCGGGTGGCGGAGGTAGAAGCCGTGCGCCGCCAGCTCCAGCAGGTGCCCGGATTCGAAGCGGGAGTGGTGCAGCTGCACCTTGTCCAGGAACTCGTCGGGCGTGACGCGCATCGCCTCGAAGAAGGGGCCGCTCAGCACCCATTCCGCCGCGCCCGAGAAGTCGTTCCCCGCCTCGTCCCAGAGCCCGACGCTGTAGTCCTCCCGGCCCCAGAGCGCCGTCACGTCGAGCGCCACGTGCAGCTGGGTGCCGTCGTCGAGGGGCATGAAGGCCAGCTCGCGCCCGCCGAGGGTCAGGGACAGCCGGCGGCCGGACCACTCGGCGGAGGAGCGCACGGTGAGGACGAGTGAGAGCGGGCCGCTCCGGTCCTCCGCCGCGGCGTGGACCTCAATTCTGCTGCGCGTCATGGCTTGCTGGAATGTGTCGCACCGTCATGCCCGGAGACCTCCCGGGCGTCAATTATCCGGGTTGTCCCGCAGGGCGCGGCGGAACACCGCCGCGCGAGCCGGGAGCGCCGCCGTTCAACCGCGGCCGTGGCAGTGCTTGTACTTGCGGCCGGACCCGCAGGGGCAAGGGGCGTTCCGCGGGGTGCGGTCCCAGGTGGAGGGATCTTCCGGGTCCACCCCTTCAGCGGAGGGCAGGGAGGCCCGCGCCGTCACCGGGGCGGCGGCGCCGTACTCGCTCGCCGTCTCGTCGTAGCCCAGCAGCGGGTCGCCCGATTCCGGCGCGGGGTGGCGCAGGTCGGTGAAGCTCACCGGTTCGGGGGAGGGCAGGGGCGCGTCGGGCGTGAGGTTCACCTGCATTAGCCAGCGCGTCGTCTCCTCGCGCATCTCGCCGAGCATGGCGTTGAACAGGTTGAAGGCCTCGGACTTGTACTCGTTCAGCGGATCGCGCTGGCCGTAGGCGCGCAGCCCGATGCCCTGGCGCAGGTGGTCCAGCGAGAGGAGGTGGTCCTTCCACACCTTGTCGAAGACCATCAGCAGGAGGGACTTCTCCACCTCCCGCATCCGCTCCGGCCCGATATTGGCGGCGCGGGCGGCGTAGGAGGTGTCGGCAGCCTCCAGCAGGCGCTCGCGGATGCCGCTCTCGTCGATCCCCTCCTCGCGGCCCCACTCCACGATCGGCAGGTCCAGGCCGAGGATGTCCAGCACCTTGGATTGCAGCCCCTCCGTGTCCCACTGCTCCGCGTAGGCGTTCTCGGGAATGGCGGCGGCCACCATGTCCTCGATCACCTCGCGGCGCATCTCCGCCACGGTCTCCGCAACGTCCGCCGCGTGCAT
This genomic window from Pararoseomonas sp. SCSIO 73927 contains:
- a CDS encoding tripartite tricarboxylate transporter substrate-binding protein; translated protein: MLRRTALRLTALRLAALAALALPAAADAQEAPWPNRPITIMGGFPNGSGVDIYARKLAEPLSQALGVPVVVDNRTGAGGNIASEHVARARPDGYTFLLATAGTHAINATLYSRLPFDPLNDVTHIALLGDVPNVLLVSPQHSPNIRTCRDLIEAAKARPGALAYASTGNGASTHLGGVQFSLAAGIDTLHVPYRGQGPAMVSLLAGETAFFFNQSGPSIGAIGQGQARGLAVSTRTRLPPLPDVPTAEEACGLPGFESTTWYGLLAPPHLPAPIQARMAQEVAKIISQPDFVTWLTDNQGISPPSDPSPANFRRVQERDIGRWAEIVRRSGAKVD